In Bacteroidota bacterium, a single window of DNA contains:
- the nifJ gene encoding pyruvate:ferredoxin (flavodoxin) oxidoreductase, with product MASNDVSDKKRAMVTIDGNEAAAYVAHKTNEVIAIYPITPSSGMGEWCDQWSAEGKKNIWGTVPLVAEMQSEGGASGAVHGALQTGSMTTTFTASQGLLLMIPNMYKIAGELTPTVFHVSARSLATQALSIFGDHSDVMSVRSTGFALLVSNSVQEVMDFALMAQAATLESRVPFLHFFDGFRTSAEVMKIEQLTVDDIRAMVDDELVFKHRQRALTPDNPVLRGTAQNPDTFFQSRETVNPFYAACPEIVQKTMDKFAKIAGRQYHLFDYVGAPDAERVIVVMGSGGEILHETVESLTAKGEKVGVVKVHLFRPFSVKHFVAALPKTVKSIAVLDRTKEPGSAGEPLYQDVVTAFGEALSEGFSPVKTFPRIIGGRYGLSSKEFTPAMGKAVFDELKKSAPKNHFTVGINDDVSHTSLDYDRTFTTEKDDVVRAMFYGLGADGTVGANKNSIKIIGEDTTNYAQGYFVYDSKKSGTTTVSHLRFGPRPIRSSYLIDKANFVGCHQWLFLEKYNVLQELVDGGTFLLNSQYPADEVWSKLPRITQEEIIRKKLNFYVIDGYAVAAKTGMGGRVNTIMQTCFFAISGVLPKEEAIEAIKRSIKKTYGKKGEDIVKMNFDAVDHTLANLFKVNVPAKAESTLELPPVVSEKAPDFVKEVLAKIVAGLGNDLPVSAMPVDGTFPTGTAAWEKRNIALEIPAWDEKICIQCGKCALVCPHATIRIKVFDEKRLAGAPATFKSTDYRGKEYEGMKYSIQVAPEDCTGCGLCFEVCPVKNKAETRLKALNMVPQLPLREQERANWDFFLTLPEVDRNTAKVDTIKGSQFLQPLFEFSGACSGCGETPYIKLVTQLFGDRTIVANATGCSSIYGGNLPTTPWTKNSDGRGPAWSNSLFEDNAEFGLGYRLSIDKHTEYACELLKKLSPAVGEELTNALLNADQSDEAKIYEQRRRVETLKDKLKNETSADARQLLSLADYLVKKSVWIMGGDGWAYDIGFGGLDHVIASGRNVNILVLDTEVYSNTGGQMSKSTPRGAVAKFAAGGKPLAKKDLALIAMTYGNVYVARVAMGANDLHTVKAFLEAEAYNGPSMIIAYAHCIAHGINMKMGLESQKAAVESAHWPLFRYNPDLAKQGQNPFRLDSKAPKMKFEEYAYKEIRYKMLTKSAPEEAKRLMKLAQEDVTSRWHYYEELAAMKFDGTNGGHNK from the coding sequence ATGGCTAGCAACGATGTTTCAGATAAGAAGCGGGCAATGGTGACGATCGACGGCAACGAAGCCGCGGCGTACGTTGCGCATAAAACGAATGAAGTTATAGCGATCTATCCCATCACTCCTTCGTCAGGCATGGGCGAGTGGTGCGACCAGTGGTCCGCTGAAGGGAAGAAAAATATTTGGGGAACAGTTCCTCTTGTTGCAGAGATGCAAAGCGAAGGGGGTGCGTCCGGGGCAGTGCATGGCGCGCTGCAAACCGGATCGATGACGACGACGTTCACGGCGTCGCAGGGGTTGTTGCTGATGATCCCGAACATGTACAAGATCGCGGGAGAATTGACGCCGACGGTCTTCCATGTCTCGGCCCGCTCCCTCGCGACACAGGCTCTTTCGATTTTTGGCGACCACAGCGATGTGATGTCCGTCCGGTCGACGGGCTTCGCCCTTTTAGTCTCGAATTCCGTTCAGGAAGTCATGGACTTCGCGTTGATGGCGCAGGCGGCGACGCTGGAGTCGCGGGTTCCCTTTCTTCATTTCTTCGACGGCTTCAGAACCTCCGCCGAAGTCATGAAGATCGAACAATTGACCGTCGATGACATTCGCGCGATGGTCGATGACGAACTTGTCTTTAAGCACCGCCAGCGGGCATTGACTCCGGATAATCCGGTTCTCCGCGGCACTGCGCAAAATCCCGACACGTTCTTCCAGTCGCGTGAGACGGTGAATCCGTTCTATGCTGCGTGTCCTGAGATCGTGCAAAAAACCATGGACAAATTCGCGAAGATCGCCGGCCGCCAGTATCATCTGTTCGACTATGTTGGCGCCCCTGATGCCGAGAGGGTGATCGTTGTGATGGGTTCGGGCGGCGAGATCCTTCATGAAACAGTCGAATCGCTGACGGCAAAGGGGGAAAAGGTCGGCGTCGTTAAAGTGCACCTGTTCAGGCCGTTTTCGGTCAAACACTTCGTCGCGGCACTTCCAAAAACGGTGAAATCGATCGCCGTGCTCGACAGGACAAAGGAGCCCGGATCCGCCGGTGAACCGCTCTACCAGGATGTCGTGACCGCGTTCGGCGAAGCGTTGTCGGAAGGCTTCTCCCCGGTCAAAACTTTCCCGCGCATTATCGGCGGACGCTACGGATTGTCGTCGAAGGAATTTACTCCGGCGATGGGGAAAGCGGTGTTCGACGAGCTGAAAAAATCAGCCCCGAAGAACCACTTTACGGTCGGCATCAACGACGACGTGTCGCACACAAGCCTCGACTACGACAGGACATTTACGACGGAAAAGGATGACGTCGTCCGTGCGATGTTCTACGGTCTCGGCGCCGACGGAACGGTCGGAGCGAACAAGAACTCGATCAAGATCATCGGCGAAGATACGACGAATTACGCCCAGGGATACTTCGTGTACGACTCAAAGAAATCCGGCACGACCACCGTTTCCCATCTCCGGTTCGGCCCGCGCCCGATCCGCTCCTCCTATTTGATCGACAAAGCTAATTTTGTCGGATGCCATCAATGGCTGTTCCTGGAGAAGTATAACGTCCTGCAGGAATTGGTGGACGGCGGAACATTCCTCTTGAATAGCCAGTACCCGGCGGATGAAGTGTGGAGCAAGCTGCCGCGGATCACGCAGGAGGAGATCATCAGAAAGAAACTGAACTTCTACGTCATCGACGGTTACGCCGTCGCCGCCAAGACAGGCATGGGAGGACGAGTTAATACGATCATGCAGACCTGCTTCTTTGCGATCTCCGGCGTTCTTCCGAAAGAGGAAGCGATCGAAGCGATCAAGCGCTCTATTAAGAAGACATACGGAAAAAAAGGGGAAGACATCGTGAAGATGAACTTCGATGCGGTCGATCACACCCTCGCGAATCTTTTCAAGGTAAACGTTCCGGCGAAGGCCGAGAGCACTCTTGAGCTCCCTCCCGTCGTCTCGGAGAAGGCTCCCGACTTTGTCAAAGAAGTTCTAGCAAAGATCGTCGCCGGATTGGGCAACGACCTCCCGGTGAGCGCAATGCCGGTGGACGGGACTTTCCCGACGGGAACCGCGGCATGGGAGAAGAGAAATATCGCCCTCGAGATCCCGGCATGGGACGAAAAAATCTGTATCCAATGCGGCAAGTGCGCGCTGGTCTGCCCGCATGCAACGATCCGCATCAAAGTGTTCGACGAGAAGCGGCTCGCCGGCGCCCCCGCGACGTTCAAGAGCACCGATTATCGCGGCAAGGAATATGAAGGGATGAAATATTCGATCCAGGTCGCACCGGAAGATTGCACCGGCTGCGGACTCTGCTTCGAAGTCTGCCCGGTAAAGAACAAGGCCGAGACACGCCTCAAGGCGCTCAACATGGTTCCGCAGCTACCTCTGCGTGAACAGGAACGGGCGAATTGGGATTTCTTCCTCACGCTTCCCGAGGTCGACCGCAATACGGCGAAAGTCGATACCATCAAAGGATCGCAATTCCTCCAGCCGTTGTTTGAGTTTTCGGGTGCCTGTTCGGGTTGCGGTGAGACTCCGTATATCAAATTGGTTACCCAGCTCTTTGGCGACAGGACCATCGTAGCGAACGCCACCGGCTGTTCGTCCATTTACGGCGGCAACCTTCCGACCACCCCGTGGACAAAGAACTCGGACGGACGGGGACCGGCATGGTCGAATTCGCTTTTCGAAGACAATGCTGAATTCGGCCTCGGCTACCGGCTCTCGATCGACAAACACACCGAGTACGCGTGCGAGCTGCTGAAAAAACTCTCTCCGGCTGTCGGCGAAGAGCTGACCAATGCGCTCCTCAACGCCGACCAATCCGACGAAGCAAAGATCTACGAGCAGCGCCGCAGGGTCGAAACACTCAAGGATAAATTAAAGAATGAAACCTCCGCGGACGCCAGGCAGCTTCTCTCTCTTGCCGATTATCTGGTGAAAAAGAGCGTCTGGATCATGGGGGGCGACGGCTGGGCATACGATATCGGCTTTGGCGGGCTCGACCACGTGATCGCCTCCGGCCGCAACGTCAACATCCTCGTGCTCGATACTGAAGTGTACTCGAACACCGGCGGTCAGATGTCCAAGTCCACGCCGCGGGGGGCGGTCGCAAAGTTCGCCGCCGGCGGGAAACCGCTCGCGAAAAAGGACCTGGCGTTGATCGCGATGACGTACGGCAACGTCTACGTCGCCCGCGTTGCGATGGGAGCGAACGACCTTCATACGGTCAAGGCCTTCCTCGAAGCCGAGGCCTACAACGGTCCGTCAATGATCATTGCCTACGCGCACTGCATCGCTCACGGCATCAACATGAAAATGGGGCTCGAGAGCCAGAAGGCGGCAGTTGAGTCGGCGCACTGGCCGTTGTTCCGCTACAATCCGGACCTCGCGAAGCAGGGACAGAATCCGTTCCGGCTCGATTCGAAGGCGCCGAAGATGAAGTTCGAAGAATACGCATACAAAGAAATACGCTACAAGATGCTGACGAAGAGCGCGCCCGAAGAAGCGAAGCGGTTGATGAAGCTTGCCCAGGAGGACGTTACTTCGAGATGGCATTATTATGAAGAGCTCGCGGCGATGAAGTTTGACGGGACGAACGGCGGGCACAATAAATAG
- a CDS encoding response regulator, with the protein MDSKVMILLVEDEAMLQELLKAVLEEEGYQVETASDGEAAVEIFRQKKNEISLVLSDMGLPKLGGWEMFEKLRSIQPSVKVILASGYVDAEMREEAIKKGAKDFVQKPYIPAAILQRLREVLDSE; encoded by the coding sequence ATGGATTCAAAGGTAATGATATTGCTTGTTGAAGACGAGGCGATGCTGCAGGAACTTCTGAAGGCGGTTCTTGAAGAAGAGGGATACCAGGTTGAGACCGCCTCGGACGGAGAAGCTGCGGTTGAAATTTTTCGGCAGAAGAAAAATGAGATCAGCCTCGTCCTCTCGGACATGGGGCTCCCCAAACTCGGGGGATGGGAGATGTTCGAAAAACTTCGCAGCATTCAACCCAGCGTCAAGGTCATTCTCGCAAGCGGCTATGTCGATGCGGAGATGAGGGAAGAGGCCATAAAAAAAGGGGCAAAAGATTTCGTCCAGAAGCCATACATCCCGGCGGCAATTCTTCAACGCCTTCGCGAAGTTCTCGACTCTGAATAG
- a CDS encoding acetyl-CoA hydrolase/transferase C-terminal domain-containing protein, whose amino-acid sequence MNWLDQYKSKVVSVENAVSTVKSEDRIFVSGNAATPLLLMRALADRKNDLLHVEVNHVLLIGDDPLSKPGMDTHFRHNSLFVGPADRAAIADGSADGVSVHLSQIPALFRQGIIPLDVAMIHCSPPDEHGFVSLGVECAGTKAAVESAKIVVAQVNERMPRTLGDVFVHISHIDKIVECSEELGTLPHGTAYSDVESKIGSHIAGLIEDGSTLQLGIGGIPDAVLSNLEGKNHLGVHTEMVSDGVVRAIEKGIITNQKKTLHPGKVIATFVLGTKELYEYVHNNPYFEIHPCDYTNDPFIISRNEKMVAINSAIEVDVTGQVCADSIGHTIYSGFGGQVDFIRGAAGSKGGKPIIALPSTAKNGTVSRIVAQLSPGAGVVTSRADVHYVVTEFGVASLHGKNMRQRADALIAIAHPRFHDELLNAVRSRYKTYAVHS is encoded by the coding sequence ATGAACTGGCTCGACCAGTACAAATCGAAAGTAGTTTCGGTCGAAAATGCGGTCTCGACCGTCAAGTCCGAGGACCGGATCTTCGTGAGCGGCAATGCCGCGACTCCGCTTCTCCTGATGCGGGCGCTGGCGGACCGGAAGAACGATCTTCTTCATGTGGAAGTGAACCACGTGCTGCTCATCGGCGATGACCCGTTGTCGAAGCCGGGGATGGATACGCATTTCAGGCATAATTCGCTGTTCGTCGGCCCTGCGGACCGCGCTGCGATCGCTGACGGAAGCGCCGACGGCGTTTCCGTCCACCTCTCGCAGATCCCGGCGTTATTCCGGCAGGGGATCATTCCGCTGGATGTGGCGATGATCCATTGCTCACCCCCCGACGAGCACGGATTCGTGAGCCTCGGCGTGGAATGCGCCGGAACGAAAGCCGCCGTCGAAAGCGCGAAGATTGTCGTGGCGCAGGTGAACGAAAGAATGCCCCGGACGCTCGGCGATGTGTTCGTCCATATCTCCCACATCGATAAGATCGTTGAATGCTCCGAAGAACTTGGTACGCTGCCGCACGGGACGGCATACTCGGATGTTGAATCAAAGATCGGCTCGCACATTGCGGGGCTGATCGAAGACGGATCAACGCTGCAGCTCGGCATCGGCGGAATTCCCGACGCCGTGTTGTCCAACCTCGAAGGGAAGAACCATCTCGGCGTTCATACGGAGATGGTGTCGGACGGCGTCGTGCGGGCGATTGAAAAGGGGATCATCACGAACCAGAAAAAAACACTCCACCCGGGGAAGGTGATTGCCACCTTCGTCCTGGGCACGAAGGAGCTGTACGAGTACGTTCACAACAACCCGTATTTTGAGATTCATCCGTGCGATTATACGAACGACCCGTTCATCATTTCGCGGAACGAGAAGATGGTTGCGATCAATTCGGCCATCGAAGTGGATGTGACCGGCCAGGTCTGCGCCGATTCGATCGGGCACACGATCTACAGCGGCTTCGGCGGACAGGTGGATTTCATCCGCGGCGCCGCCGGATCGAAAGGGGGCAAGCCGATCATCGCCCTGCCCTCCACGGCAAAGAACGGAACGGTGTCGCGCATTGTCGCCCAGCTCTCCCCGGGAGCCGGTGTCGTGACCTCGCGCGCCGACGTTCATTACGTCGTCACCGAGTTCGGTGTCGCTTCTCTCCACGGAAAAAATATGCGGCAGAGAGCGGACGCGCTGATCGCCATCGCTCATCCCCGGTTTCACGACGAGCTTCTCAATGCCGTTCGTTCGAGATACAAAACATACGCTGTGCATTCTTAG
- a CDS encoding alanine dehydrogenase, with amino-acid sequence MIIGILKETGLLERRVALSPAGVQALSAMGHTVYVERLAGAAALFTDEEYIAAGGVTAYSTEEAVNRSELVLKISPLSEKELQLLSKGQAIFSFLHLAMSQRKQIETLLQREVTAVAYELIENAQGELGVLQVMSEIGGQVSMHVAARYLQGKEGGRGILLGSIPGVPPASVVILGAGTVGRTAARIAVGMGASVTLLDKDISRLRQVEELLQWKITTETSTDYNVSRAVRYADAVIGAVLMKGEKAPHIVTEEMVKQMKAGAVIVDVSIDHGGCVETSRPTSLSDPVFVRHGVVHYCVPNMTASVGRTATAALTNAMVPYLLETANAGFERSFQANPGLAKGVCTFAGRCTNSGVARIFDLPLASIERLLAGRHQSESVV; translated from the coding sequence ATGATCATCGGTATTCTTAAAGAGACCGGCCTTCTCGAACGACGCGTCGCTCTTTCTCCCGCCGGAGTTCAGGCGCTCTCCGCCATGGGGCATACGGTCTATGTCGAGCGCCTTGCCGGGGCCGCCGCCCTTTTCACCGACGAAGAGTACATCGCCGCCGGCGGAGTGACCGCCTACAGTACGGAAGAAGCCGTCAATCGTTCCGAACTCGTGCTGAAAATTTCCCCTCTGTCCGAAAAAGAACTCCAGCTCCTCTCCAAGGGTCAGGCCATCTTTTCGTTTCTCCATCTCGCGATGTCGCAGCGGAAACAGATCGAGACGCTCCTCCAGCGCGAAGTGACCGCCGTTGCCTATGAGCTGATCGAGAACGCTCAGGGAGAACTTGGCGTGCTGCAGGTGATGAGCGAGATCGGGGGCCAGGTGTCCATGCACGTCGCTGCCCGTTATCTCCAGGGAAAAGAGGGGGGACGCGGAATTTTGCTCGGATCGATTCCCGGCGTACCCCCGGCATCGGTCGTTATCCTCGGCGCCGGAACCGTCGGCCGGACGGCTGCCCGCATTGCCGTCGGAATGGGGGCTTCGGTCACCCTGCTCGATAAGGATATTTCCCGCCTTCGCCAGGTTGAAGAATTGCTGCAGTGGAAGATCACCACCGAAACGTCCACGGATTACAACGTCAGCCGGGCGGTTCGCTATGCCGATGCGGTTATCGGAGCCGTCTTGATGAAGGGGGAAAAAGCTCCGCATATCGTGACGGAAGAAATGGTGAAGCAGATGAAAGCAGGGGCGGTGATCGTGGACGTTTCGATCGACCACGGGGGATGCGTGGAAACGAGCCGGCCTACATCGTTGAGCGACCCTGTCTTTGTCCGTCACGGTGTCGTCCACTACTGTGTTCCGAATATGACCGCATCCGTCGGCCGCACGGCAACGGCAGCGTTGACGAATGCGATGGTCCCTTATTTGCTCGAGACCGCCAACGCCGGTTTCGAAAGGTCTTTCCAGGCGAATCCCGGATTAGCAAAGGGTGTGTGCACGTTCGCGGGCCGCTGTACGAACAGCGGCGTCGCAAGAATTTTTGACCTCCCGCTTGCCAGTATAGAGCGCCTTCTGGCCGGCCGTCATCAGTCGGAGTCCGTCGTATGA
- a CDS encoding ferredoxin gives MMTETMPKPLTENVPGRFHVMDSCNGCGLCMSYAIHSFTFDDSACFYYVYRQPEGDAEVEDVLRAISVCPMDAIKDRGN, from the coding sequence ATGATGACAGAAACGATGCCAAAACCGTTAACGGAAAATGTTCCGGGAAGATTTCACGTGATGGACAGCTGCAATGGGTGCGGGCTCTGCATGTCATATGCCATCCACAGCTTTACCTTCGATGATTCGGCATGTTTCTATTATGTGTACCGCCAGCCCGAAGGGGATGCTGAGGTCGAGGACGTGCTGCGCGCAATTTCCGTCTGTCCGATGGATGCGATTAAAGATCGGGGAAACTGA
- the ccsA gene encoding cytochrome c biogenesis protein CcsA, which yields MVGTIVLVVAFVSGLVAVWSYYQTAAERQNFLKLGRSALYVSGAGIIAAAALLLNNILQHDFSYSYVWSYSDRKLPLHFLISTFYAGQEGSFLFWAVCSAVISFFVLRYTRTRHSEAHVLTIFLATQTFLVLLLLFKSPFTAIWDAFPGRIAPGQIPPDGKGLNPLLQNFWMVIHPPVLFIGFAVTAVPFSFAVAALWRKDFASWISSAFPWVLFSGLILGLGIMLGAYWAYGVLGWGGYWGWDPVENSSLIPWLVLMALVHTMLIQKRTGNFVRTNFALAILAFLFVVYSTFLTRSGVLGDSSVHSFTDPGTAVYTLLIAFLGVFAFLGFGMMILRRAELKQNAPPLQYRSRGFIVSLGSFALLALSAVVLFGTSLPIVSKTNVEPSFYDTMSLPLAALIALLIGGSLLLRWENEDGAGFFKRSLKWIVASCAVAGAMAYFGVHDGMMLAFGFASAFALFVNIEIAYFTAKGDPRLTGGKIAHIGLALFFFGVLASGKYGEKEHLALSLNSPQSIFGYTVTYKGNRPVEGHKFAYDIDVQNGNSHFQLSPVMYETGEQGTMRTPDIKSFLTQDLYCSPVSLTHTESLAGQGGETVSIKKGETVSLGDVKAKFVKFDMGSHGMDAMTTGGGMSVGSVIELSSPEGKETVTPVAVYTQQRTPAFKPAASKLLGADLELVSMNIDMGSKQSTVTLEVVKPGAAAPAGEVLEVEASIKPFIDLVWTGTILLFIGLIISMLQRKQEA from the coding sequence ATGGTCGGTACGATTGTTCTGGTTGTAGCGTTCGTCAGTGGCCTGGTTGCGGTCTGGTCGTATTACCAGACAGCCGCTGAGAGGCAGAATTTTTTGAAGCTTGGCAGGAGCGCTCTCTATGTCAGCGGCGCGGGAATCATCGCCGCTGCCGCGCTTCTGTTGAACAACATTCTGCAGCATGATTTTTCCTATTCCTACGTTTGGAGTTACAGCGACAGGAAACTTCCTCTTCATTTCCTGATCTCGACGTTTTATGCGGGACAGGAAGGGAGCTTCCTCTTCTGGGCGGTCTGCTCGGCGGTCATCAGTTTCTTCGTGCTGCGGTACACGAGAACGCGCCATTCTGAAGCTCATGTGCTGACGATCTTCCTGGCGACGCAGACATTTCTCGTCCTCCTCCTTTTGTTCAAATCTCCGTTCACAGCGATTTGGGATGCCTTCCCCGGACGGATCGCCCCCGGCCAGATCCCGCCGGACGGCAAAGGATTGAACCCTCTTCTGCAGAATTTCTGGATGGTCATTCATCCGCCGGTGCTCTTCATCGGTTTTGCAGTCACGGCCGTTCCGTTCAGTTTTGCGGTCGCGGCGTTGTGGCGGAAAGATTTTGCTTCGTGGATCTCCAGCGCATTCCCCTGGGTGCTTTTCTCCGGGCTCATTCTCGGCCTGGGGATCATGCTTGGCGCGTACTGGGCGTACGGCGTGCTTGGCTGGGGCGGTTATTGGGGATGGGATCCGGTCGAGAATTCCTCCCTGATCCCGTGGCTTGTGCTGATGGCCCTTGTGCACACGATGTTGATTCAGAAGAGGACCGGCAATTTCGTGCGGACGAATTTCGCTCTGGCCATTCTGGCGTTCCTTTTTGTTGTCTACAGTACGTTCCTCACCCGTAGCGGTGTGCTCGGCGATTCGTCCGTGCATTCGTTCACCGACCCTGGAACCGCAGTGTACACGCTGCTCATTGCATTCCTCGGGGTCTTTGCGTTTCTCGGTTTCGGCATGATGATCCTTCGCCGCGCCGAATTGAAGCAGAATGCACCGCCGCTGCAGTATCGTTCGCGGGGATTCATCGTGAGCCTCGGCTCGTTTGCCCTGCTTGCGTTGTCGGCCGTCGTGCTGTTCGGAACGAGTCTGCCGATCGTTTCGAAGACAAACGTTGAACCGTCGTTCTACGACACGATGAGCCTCCCGCTCGCTGCACTCATCGCACTCCTCATCGGCGGAAGTCTGCTTCTTCGCTGGGAAAACGAGGACGGCGCGGGGTTCTTCAAACGTTCCCTCAAATGGATCGTTGCCTCCTGCGCGGTCGCCGGAGCGATGGCGTATTTCGGAGTCCACGACGGAATGATGCTGGCGTTCGGGTTTGCATCGGCGTTCGCCCTCTTTGTGAACATTGAAATTGCATACTTCACGGCGAAAGGCGATCCTCGTTTGACAGGAGGGAAGATCGCGCACATCGGCCTCGCGCTGTTCTTTTTCGGGGTTCTTGCTTCGGGAAAGTACGGCGAGAAAGAACATCTGGCCCTTTCATTGAATTCGCCGCAGAGTATTTTTGGCTACACCGTGACCTATAAAGGAAACAGGCCGGTCGAGGGGCACAAGTTCGCATACGACATTGACGTTCAAAACGGAAATTCCCATTTTCAACTTTCTCCGGTGATGTATGAAACGGGGGAGCAGGGGACGATGCGCACTCCCGACATCAAATCGTTCCTGACGCAGGATCTGTATTGTTCTCCCGTTTCGCTGACTCATACGGAGAGTCTCGCCGGCCAGGGGGGAGAAACCGTCTCCATTAAAAAAGGAGAGACGGTATCGCTGGGAGACGTCAAGGCAAAGTTTGTGAAATTCGACATGGGGAGCCACGGCATGGATGCGATGACAACCGGCGGCGGGATGTCGGTCGGGTCCGTGATCGAGCTTTCTTCTCCCGAAGGAAAAGAAACAGTGACGCCGGTCGCAGTATACACGCAGCAGAGAACGCCCGCGTTCAAACCGGCCGCATCGAAGCTGCTCGGCGCAGATCTGGAATTGGTCAGCATGAATATCGACATGGGGTCGAAACAATCTACGGTGACGCTCGAGGTTGTCAAGCCTGGAGCAGCGGCTCCCGCGGGAGAAGTGCTGGAGGTTGAGGCGAGCATCAAGCCTTTTATTGATCTTGTTTGGACTGGCACGATACTGTTGTTCATTGGATTAATCATTTCTATGCTCCAGCGAAAGCAGGAAGCATAG
- a CDS encoding CxxxxCH/CxxCH domain-containing protein: protein MKTSVYRGIVLVVSIGLLAGCSKLKNSETPTAPVLSVHPEGFTDTASMNFHGNTVKQLNWNMTECKGCHGANYSGGSAQFSCTTCHVQPNGPEACNTCHGTFNAPESNMALWAPPRGVNGDTSSTSRGVGAHQAHLQATLGKTVKCQECHTVPSHVYAAGHFDSPLPAKVALNDTLANVVSGGGTFTPHPAYDATQLQCSNTFCHGNWQVLKSNASPDHQYIYTDSMMAGLNHSPKWTGGAAEAACGTCHDLPPKGHVGYPNQLPLSSCGNSSCHEGVVDASGKILNPALHINGKVDIEGTQRSF, encoded by the coding sequence ATGAAAACAAGTGTGTATCGTGGAATTGTGCTCGTTGTCTCGATAGGCTTGCTCGCCGGCTGCAGCAAATTAAAAAATTCTGAGACGCCGACTGCCCCCGTGCTGAGCGTCCACCCGGAAGGATTTACGGATACTGCGTCGATGAACTTTCACGGCAATACCGTGAAGCAGCTGAACTGGAATATGACCGAGTGTAAGGGATGCCACGGCGCCAATTACTCGGGGGGTAGTGCGCAATTTTCCTGCACGACCTGCCATGTCCAGCCCAACGGTCCCGAAGCATGCAACACGTGCCATGGAACATTTAACGCTCCCGAAAGCAATATGGCTCTCTGGGCGCCGCCGCGTGGAGTGAACGGCGATACGTCGTCCACAAGCCGCGGTGTGGGGGCACATCAGGCGCATTTGCAGGCGACGTTAGGGAAGACGGTCAAGTGCCAGGAGTGCCATACGGTTCCCTCACATGTATATGCTGCCGGACATTTCGATTCTCCTCTCCCGGCAAAAGTTGCACTGAACGATACATTGGCGAATGTCGTGAGCGGCGGAGGGACATTCACACCGCATCCTGCATACGACGCAACCCAATTGCAATGCAGCAACACCTTCTGTCACGGAAACTGGCAAGTGTTGAAGTCGAACGCATCGCCGGACCATCAATACATCTACACGGATTCGATGATGGCCGGACTCAATCATTCCCCCAAATGGACTGGCGGGGCGGCCGAAGCGGCCTGCGGGACGTGCCACGACCTGCCGCCGAAAGGGCATGTCGGGTATCCTAACCAACTCCCCCTCTCGAGCTGCGGCAACTCGAGCTGTCACGAAGGCGTTGTCGATGCGAGTGGGAAGATCCTCAACCCGGCGTTGCACATTAACGGCAAGGTTGATATAGAGGGGACGCAAAGAAGTTTCTAG